One Mycolicibacterium fortuitum subsp. fortuitum genomic window carries:
- a CDS encoding ABC transporter ATP-binding protein: MLGPSGCGKTTTLRMIAGFESPTEGAIRLEGVDVSRVPPHKRNVNTVFQHYALFPHMTVWDNVAYGPRSRKKSAKKSADEIKRSVDELLEIVRLTDFAKRKPGQLSGGQQQRVALARALVNFPSALLLDEPLGALDLKLRHAMQFELKRIQREVGITFIYVTHDQEEALTMSDRIAVMNNGNVEQIGSPTEIYDRPATVFVASFIGQANLWPGRQTGRTNRDFVEVDVLGTTLKAKPGDTTIEPGGHATLMIRPERVRVSMEVPTGDVATVPATVKDLTFQGPVLRLSLAAPDDSTIIAHVGPEQELPLLRPGDQVHVGWSPDASRVLPAADIPTTEDLEEMLDDT; the protein is encoded by the coding sequence ATGCTCGGGCCCTCGGGCTGCGGGAAGACCACCACGTTGCGCATGATCGCCGGATTCGAGAGTCCGACCGAGGGCGCCATTCGGCTCGAGGGCGTCGACGTCTCCCGCGTGCCACCCCACAAGCGCAACGTGAACACGGTATTCCAGCACTACGCACTGTTTCCTCACATGACGGTGTGGGACAACGTGGCCTACGGGCCCCGCAGCAGAAAGAAGTCCGCCAAGAAGAGCGCTGACGAGATCAAGCGCAGCGTGGACGAGCTGCTGGAGATCGTCCGGCTGACCGACTTCGCCAAACGCAAGCCCGGGCAGCTTTCGGGAGGTCAACAGCAGCGCGTCGCACTGGCCCGCGCTTTGGTCAACTTCCCCAGCGCGCTGCTGCTCGACGAGCCGCTAGGAGCTCTTGATCTCAAGCTGCGACATGCAATGCAGTTCGAACTCAAGCGAATCCAGCGCGAAGTTGGTATCACCTTCATCTACGTCACCCATGACCAGGAAGAAGCGCTCACCATGAGCGACCGGATCGCGGTGATGAACAACGGAAACGTCGAGCAGATCGGCAGTCCCACCGAGATCTACGACCGTCCGGCAACAGTGTTCGTGGCCAGCTTCATCGGGCAGGCCAATCTATGGCCGGGCCGGCAGACGGGGCGAACCAACCGTGACTTCGTCGAAGTGGATGTACTGGGCACAACGCTGAAGGCCAAGCCCGGCGACACGACGATCGAGCCGGGTGGCCATGCCACCTTGATGATCCGGCCGGAGCGTGTCCGCGTCTCCATGGAAGTACCCACCGGAGACGTGGCAACCGTGCCGGCCACCGTCAAGGACCTGACCTTCCAGGGGCCGGTACTCAGACTTTCCCTTGCAGCACCGGATGATTCGACAATCATCGCTCATGTGGGGCCCGAGCAGGAGCTACCGCTGCTGCGTCCGGGCGACCAGGTCCACGTGGGTTGGTCACCCGATGCGTCGCGGGTACTTCCCGCCGCGGACATTCCGACCACCGAAGATCTCGAAGAGATGCTCGACGACACCTAG